From the Deltaproteobacteria bacterium HGW-Deltaproteobacteria-4 genome, one window contains:
- a CDS encoding fatty acid hydroxylase: protein MENEVFLRIASFVGILSFIALWEIVAPRRPLTTRKGPRWFANLSMIAIATLLIRFTFPLLPVGLAIIAREQGWGVLNLISLPSWLAVTIALLALDLVIYLQHVMFHFLPTLWRLHRMHHSDLDLDASSGNRFHPVEIMISIGIKLGAVLIIGPSPFAVLLFEILLNAAAIFNHGNIRIPLGIDRWLRSVVVTPDMHRVHHSILPRETNSNFGFSLSWWDFLFGTYRAQPGAGHLEMTIGLKEYRNPARLTLPRLLVQPFITPPPPPPPRPSLTKEGSF from the coding sequence ATGGAAAATGAAGTATTTCTCCGCATCGCCAGCTTCGTTGGCATCTTATCCTTCATCGCCCTTTGGGAAATTGTCGCGCCACGCCGCCCCTTAACCACCCGCAAAGGGCCGCGCTGGTTTGCCAACCTGAGCATGATCGCCATCGCCACCTTGTTGATCCGTTTCACCTTTCCGCTGTTGCCGGTGGGACTGGCGATCATCGCCCGGGAACAGGGCTGGGGCGTTCTCAACCTGATCTCACTGCCATCATGGCTGGCCGTGACGATCGCACTCCTCGCCCTTGATCTGGTTATCTATCTGCAGCACGTCATGTTTCATTTCCTGCCGACTCTGTGGCGACTGCACCGCATGCATCATAGCGATCTCGATCTCGACGCCAGCTCCGGAAACCGCTTTCACCCCGTGGAGATCATGATCTCCATCGGCATCAAACTCGGAGCCGTCCTGATTATCGGCCCCTCTCCATTCGCTGTCCTCCTTTTTGAAATCCTCCTCAATGCCGCGGCAATCTTCAACCACGGCAACATCCGTATCCCCCTGGGCATCGACCGCTGGCTGCGTAGCGTCGTCGTCACCCCGGACATGCACCGGGTGCATCACTCGATTCTTCCCCGCGAAACCAACAGCAACTTCGGCTTCAGTCTTTCCTGGTGGGATTTTCTTTTCGGCACCTACCGCGCCCAACCGGGCGCCGGCCACCTGGAGATGACCATCGGCCTTAAAGAATATCGCAATCCCGCCCGGCTCACCCTCCCCCGCCTGCTGGTGCAACCCTTTATCACCCCACCACCCCCACCACCTCCCCGCCCCTCCTTGACTAAGGAGGGGAGCTTTTGA